A genomic region of Metopolophium dirhodum isolate CAU chromosome 1, ASM1992520v1, whole genome shotgun sequence contains the following coding sequences:
- the LOC132932711 gene encoding LOW QUALITY PROTEIN: uncharacterized protein LOC132932711 (The sequence of the model RefSeq protein was modified relative to this genomic sequence to represent the inferred CDS: substituted 2 bases at 2 genomic stop codons), which yields MSPNSHDYKVLESTLKWLDEWERVLDKKIKPNHFLTKNTADGLKLLSVYSVLKPLKSGENNKPSQNLITLDSIKQIYNSYDNKNKSLLQIIRDRLDFAIEQEDWSLDDTVEVSDHDYYLSPVIDCILYYVTGYLSKQIIRYFXRTTCXAAIKQPYLNSVEPVARLTNLTSRGGLIQPNLHFFNFVCKIDQLFTKYCLMADVFELILTELLTNNIIYFPCFQHTEEIIAFAIRYYINMRMRQFSQKCNAETKKENMIKKKVSKFT from the exons ATGTCACCTAACAGTCAtgattataaa GTTTTAGAAAGTACTCTCAAGTGGCTTGACGAATGGGAACGTGTTCTTGATAAAAAGATCAAACCTAACCACTTCCTAACAAAAAATACTGCAGATGGGTTAAAA TTGTTGTCGGTTTACAGTGTCTTAAAACCACTCAAATCTGGAGAAAACAATAAACCTTCCCAGAATTTAATTACTCTTGATAGTatcaaacaaatttacaatagttatgACAATAAGAACAAATCATTGTTACAAATTATTCGTGATAGACTGGATTTTGCTATTGAACAGGAAGACTGGAGTTTGGATGATACTGTAGAAGTCAGCgatcatgattattatttatcccCTGTAATAGActgcattttatattatgtcaccGGTTATTTGTCTAAACAAATAATCCGTTATTTCTAACGTACTACTTGCTAAGCTGCAATTAAGCAACCATATTTGAATTCGGTTGAACCTGTTGCTCGACTAACTAACTTAACTTCCAGAGGTGGACTTATTCAaccaaatttacatttttttaattttgtctgtAAAATTGATCAATTATTTACAAAGTATTGTTTAATGGCAGacgtttttgaattaatattaaccgaattattaacaaacaatattatttattttccatgtTTCCAGCATACCGAAGAAATAATTGCTTTTgcaattagatattatattaatatgagaaTGCGGCAATTTTCCCAAAAATGTAATGctgaaacaaaaaaagaaaacatgataaaaaaaaaggtttcaaAATTTACTTGA